Proteins found in one Onychomys torridus chromosome 21, mOncTor1.1, whole genome shotgun sequence genomic segment:
- the Cyria gene encoding CYFIP-related Rac1 interactor A, which translates to MGNLLKVLTREIENYPHFFLDFENAQPTEGEREIWNQISAVLQDSESILTDLQAYKGAGPEIRDAIQNPNDIQLQEKAWNAVCPLVVRLKRFYEFSIRLEKALQSLLESLTCPPYTPTQHLEREQALAKEFAEILHFTLRFDELKMRNPAIQNDFSYYRRTISRNRINNMHLDIENEVNNEMANRMSLFYAEATPMLKTLSNATMHFVSENKTLPIENTTDCLSTMTSVCKVMLETPEYRSRFTSEETLMFCMRVMVGVIILYDHVHPVGAFCKTSKIDMKGCIKVLKEQAPDSVEGLLNALRFTTKHLNDESTSKQIRAMLQ; encoded by the exons ATGCCCAGCCTACAGAAGGAGAGCGAGAGATATGGAACCAGATCAGTGCTGTCCTCCAAGATTCTGAGAGCATCCTCACAGACCTGCAGGCTTACAAAGGCGCAGGACCAGAGATTCGAGAT GCCATTCAAAATCCCAATGACATTCAACTTCAAGAAAAGGCTTGGAACGCGGTCTGTCCCCTGGTTGTGAGGCTGAAGCGGTTTTATGAATTTTCCATCCGGCTTG AAAAAGCTCTTCAGAGTTTACTGGAATCTCTGACATGTCCTCCCTACACGCCGACCCAACACCTGGAGAGGGAGCAGGCTCTGGCAAAGGAATTTGCAGAAATCTTACATTTCACCCTTCGATTTGATGAGCTGAAG ATGAGGAACCCAGCTATCCAGAATGACTTTAGTTACTACAGAAGAACAATAAGTCGCAACCGTATCAACAACATGCAC CTAGACATTGAGAATGAAGTGAATAATGAGATGGCCAACCGGATGTCCCTGTTCTATGCAGAAGCCACGCCGATGCTGAAGACGCTTAGTAATGCCACGATGCACTTTGTCTCAGAG AATAAAACCCTGCCCATAGAGAATACCACAGACTGCCTCAGTACAATGACCAGCGTCTGCAAGGTCATGCTGGAGACACC GGAATACAGGAGCAGGTTTACAAGTGAGGAGACACTCATGTTCTGCATGAGGGTGATGGTGGGGGTCATCATCCTCTATGACCATGTGCACCCCGTGGGAGCTTTCTGCAAGACATCCAAGATTGAT ATGAAAGGCTGCATAAAGGTGTTGAAGGAACAGGCCCCGGACAGTGTGGAAGGGTTGCTGAACGCTCTCAG GTTCACTACAAAGCACTTGAATGATGAATCGACTTCCAAACAGATTCGGGCAATGCTTCAGTAG